A window from Pokkaliibacter sp. MBI-7 encodes these proteins:
- a CDS encoding sugar phosphate isomerase/epimerase and 4-hydroxyphenylpyruvate domain-containing protein, translating to MRKAMATVTLSGDLYEKFEACAAAGYQGVEIFENDLMLFDRTPEEVRELARSFSLDILSLQPLRDFEALPEETMKKNLLRAARKFELMQRLGAQHLLVCSNTSVQAQDNAEQAAADLARLAEMGKAHGIAVGYSALAWGRHVNRYEQAWEIVRMADHSHLGLVVNSFHLFAAGSDLALLQQLPLNKLSYVQLADAPSLQMETLQLSRHFRCFPGQGDMPVLELMACLQQRGYRGYISHEIFNDDFRAAPPKPKAVDGMRSMLWMDEQLARQSEQASVLSEQEEVGVLPPQASVDDLEFIEFAIDGEEAAELTALLTGLGFEESHRHRSKDVSLWRQGQINLVLNHEMESMAHSHFLLHGVSVCALGFSTRDLGAMLRRAEYFLCPRMGNKIGPGELNIPAVRGVGDSVVYFVEHSERLKFYDVDFFPLKQASTAALGLTRIDHIAQTVNPGDFLSASFLYKSVFGFEVESNQDLFDLYGTVVSRTITNADKRVRIPLNMSANQQSSSQRFLRQAKGSGIQQIAFACDDIFHAAEAVDRRYVLPIPANYYTELAIKYDLDEALVSRMQALNILYDRNDDGEFFHLYTREVHGVFFEILQRAGDYDRYGEVNSHVRMGCQSREYRDKQRRLESLLALY from the coding sequence ATGAGAAAGGCAATGGCCACCGTCACCCTCTCCGGTGACTTGTATGAAAAGTTCGAGGCCTGTGCGGCAGCAGGCTATCAGGGCGTGGAAATCTTTGAAAACGACCTGATGCTGTTTGACCGAACGCCGGAAGAGGTGCGGGAACTGGCTCGTTCCTTTTCCCTCGATATCCTCTCCTTGCAGCCCCTGCGTGATTTCGAGGCGCTGCCTGAGGAGACCATGAAGAAGAACCTGCTGCGCGCGGCGCGCAAGTTCGAGCTGATGCAGCGCCTGGGGGCGCAGCATCTGCTGGTCTGCAGTAATACCTCGGTGCAGGCGCAGGACAATGCTGAACAGGCGGCCGCTGATCTGGCCCGTCTGGCGGAAATGGGCAAGGCCCACGGCATTGCGGTGGGCTACAGCGCGCTGGCCTGGGGCCGCCACGTCAACCGCTATGAACAGGCCTGGGAGATCGTCCGCATGGCGGATCACTCCCATCTGGGTCTGGTAGTGAATTCCTTCCATCTGTTTGCGGCAGGCAGTGATCTGGCTCTGTTGCAGCAGTTACCGCTCAACAAGCTGAGCTATGTGCAGCTGGCCGATGCGCCCAGCCTGCAAATGGAAACCCTGCAGCTGAGCCGGCATTTCCGCTGCTTTCCCGGTCAGGGCGACATGCCGGTCCTGGAGCTGATGGCCTGTCTGCAGCAGCGCGGTTACCGCGGTTATATTTCCCATGAAATCTTCAACGATGACTTCCGCGCGGCACCGCCCAAACCCAAGGCGGTGGACGGTATGCGCTCCATGCTATGGATGGATGAGCAGCTGGCCCGCCAGTCCGAACAGGCCAGTGTGCTGTCCGAGCAGGAGGAAGTGGGTGTGCTGCCACCGCAGGCGTCGGTGGATGATCTGGAGTTTATCGAGTTTGCTATTGACGGTGAGGAAGCCGCCGAACTGACGGCGCTGCTGACAGGGCTGGGCTTCGAGGAAAGCCACCGCCATCGCTCCAAAGATGTCAGCCTGTGGCGGCAGGGGCAGATCAATCTGGTGCTGAACCACGAAATGGAAAGCATGGCGCACTCGCATTTTCTGCTGCACGGGGTGTCGGTCTGTGCGCTGGGCTTCTCCACCCGTGATCTGGGCGCCATGCTCAGGCGTGCCGAATACTTCCTGTGTCCGCGCATGGGCAACAAGATCGGCCCCGGTGAGCTGAACATTCCGGCGGTGCGCGGCGTGGGCGACAGCGTGGTGTACTTTGTCGAGCACAGTGAGCGGCTGAAGTTCTATGACGTCGACTTCTTCCCGCTGAAGCAGGCCAGCACCGCAGCACTCGGCCTGACCCGCATTGACCATATCGCCCAGACCGTCAACCCGGGGGATTTTCTCTCGGCCTCCTTCCTCTATAAGAGCGTGTTTGGTTTCGAGGTGGAGTCCAATCAGGATCTGTTCGACCTCTACGGCACCGTCGTCAGCCGCACCATCACCAATGCCGACAAGCGGGTGCGTATTCCGCTCAACATGTCAGCCAACCAGCAGTCGTCGTCTCAGCGCTTCCTGCGTCAGGCCAAGGGCTCGGGCATCCAGCAGATCGCTTTTGCCTGCGATGACATTTTTCACGCCGCCGAAGCCGTCGACCGCCGCTATGTGCTGCCGATTCCGGCCAACTATTACACCGAACTGGCGATCAAGTACGACCTCGACGAGGCGCTGGTCAGCCGCATGCAGGCGCTCAATATTCTCTATGACCGCAATGATGACGGTGAGTTTTTCCACCTCTATACCCGCGAGGTACACGGGGTGTTCTTCGAAATTTTGCAACGGGCAGGGGACTACGACCGTTATGGCGAAGTGAACTCCCATGTGCGCATGGGCTGCCAGTCGCGCGAGTACCGCGACAAGCAGCGCCGCTTGGAAAGCCTGCTGGCCCTGTATTGA
- a CDS encoding TRAP transporter substrate-binding protein, producing the protein MNHKLLTRAALAAALSLTTAYASATTTLRFSHFWPATSAIHKEVFQAWADDVEKASNGELKVQLFPSQTLTKADAAYQGAVNGISDIAATAQGYTAGRFPLTQVVELPGVSLSATQGGCITQSLYDKGMLADEYKDSHVLFMFSTGPGYIHTTDKEVKVPDDLKGLRIRRPSAVVGKILTELGAQPIGMPAPEIYSSMQRGLLDGVSLPWEGMKTFRLNELSNQHTQVPFYSLVFVATMNKKTYDRLPDNLKKVIDEHSGLAWSKKAGEVFDAEDKAGRAEAKGNIVEINDPLNDPSWGGPLSAAIKDYLGDLKAKNGQAVYDEALALRSQCAM; encoded by the coding sequence ATGAATCACAAGCTCCTGACCAGGGCAGCCCTCGCGGCCGCCCTGTCCCTGACCACCGCTTATGCCAGTGCCACCACCACCCTGCGCTTCTCGCACTTCTGGCCGGCCACCTCGGCCATTCACAAGGAGGTCTTCCAGGCCTGGGCCGATGATGTGGAAAAAGCCTCCAATGGCGAACTCAAGGTGCAGCTGTTCCCCTCCCAGACCCTGACCAAAGCGGATGCAGCCTATCAGGGCGCAGTCAACGGTATCTCTGATATCGCTGCCACCGCGCAGGGCTACACCGCCGGTCGTTTCCCGCTGACTCAGGTGGTAGAGCTGCCCGGCGTGTCACTCAGCGCCACTCAGGGTGGTTGTATCACCCAGTCGCTGTATGACAAGGGCATGCTGGCGGACGAGTACAAAGACTCCCACGTACTGTTCATGTTCTCCACCGGTCCCGGTTACATCCATACCACCGATAAGGAAGTGAAGGTGCCGGATGACCTCAAGGGTCTGCGTATCCGTCGTCCCAGCGCCGTGGTCGGCAAGATTCTGACCGAGCTGGGTGCACAGCCCATCGGTATGCCGGCACCGGAAATCTATTCATCCATGCAGCGTGGCCTGCTGGATGGCGTCAGCCTGCCGTGGGAAGGCATGAAAACCTTCCGCCTCAATGAACTGTCCAATCAGCACACCCAGGTGCCTTTCTACTCGCTGGTGTTCGTCGCCACCATGAACAAGAAGACCTATGACCGTCTGCCCGACAACCTGAAAAAGGTGATTGATGAGCATTCTGGTCTGGCCTGGTCGAAGAAAGCCGGTGAAGTGTTTGATGCCGAAGACAAGGCCGGTCGCGCCGAAGCCAAGGGCAATATCGTTGAGATCAACGATCCGCTGAACGATCCCAGCTGGGGTGGTCCGCTGAGCGCGGCCATCAAGGACTATCTGGGTGATCTGAAAGCGAAGAACGGTCAGGCGGTGTATGACGAGGCGCTGGCACTGCGCAGCCAGTGCGCGATGTAA
- a CDS encoding TRAP transporter small permease, with protein sequence MFKLLQLAKGMSWLCLGFAGIALVGLMGVTVVDVITRWLYKLTSGGFGFTLVGSVEMVKYLLYFALLSAMAASVERGQVVVELFTQALPARVKALMGSCYLIGFTILGAALAYGSWEEGFNSLEYGEVTQDLALPIGPVYFVAAIMFAVMAIRTLIHTLAGLAGVETGQEEQHEL encoded by the coding sequence ATGTTCAAGTTGTTGCAGCTGGCGAAAGGGATGTCGTGGCTGTGTCTGGGTTTTGCCGGAATTGCCCTGGTTGGATTGATGGGGGTTACCGTCGTCGATGTGATTACCCGCTGGCTGTACAAGCTCACCTCGGGTGGTTTTGGTTTCACCCTTGTCGGCAGCGTCGAGATGGTGAAGTACCTGCTGTATTTTGCCCTGCTGTCGGCTATGGCCGCGTCGGTGGAGCGCGGGCAGGTGGTGGTGGAGCTGTTCACTCAGGCGCTGCCGGCACGGGTCAAGGCGCTGATGGGCAGCTGCTATCTGATCGGTTTTACCATCCTCGGTGCGGCGCTGGCCTACGGCTCCTGGGAGGAAGGCTTCAATTCGCTGGAGTACGGCGAAGTGACGCAGGATCTGGCCCTGCCCATTGGTCCGGTGTATTTCGTCGCTGCCATCATGTTTGCGGTGATGGCCATTCGTACTCTGATTCATACCCTGGCCGGACTGGCAGGGGTCGAGACCGGGCAGGAGGAACAGCATGAGCTCTGA
- a CDS encoding TRAP transporter large permease: MSSEMIGGMSMGILLLLLVLRVPIALSMLLVGFFGFAAVTSMDAAISMLKSVPQEVLANYDYSAIPMFIFMGVLASHSGMAKQLFNAARSMFGGWRGGMALAAVSACGVFSAISGSSLATASTMSRVALPEMERSGYSPGLAAGTLAAGGTLGIMIPPSIALLLYAIITEQSVGDMFMAGILPGLAGLLFYIITVAVVVKFWPHLAGEAASTTWAEKFRAVLGMVPFALVFLMIIGGIYGGIFTPTEAAAVGAFITLLYAISQNIGWQGFMQAVKETLILSSVIFFMLLGATVFGYLISASRISFSIVDYVVSLNMTTFGVMACILLMYFVLGCFMDSIAMLLLTVPVVFPIVVGMGIDPVWFGVVTVLTVELGLITPPVGMNVFVIQAMAPHIAINKIFRGVTPFIISDFVRLGVLLAFPIMATAFL, translated from the coding sequence ATGAGCTCTGAGATGATCGGCGGTATGAGCATGGGCATCCTGCTGCTCCTGCTGGTGTTGCGTGTACCCATTGCCCTCAGCATGCTGCTGGTGGGCTTTTTCGGTTTTGCTGCGGTGACCAGCATGGATGCAGCGATTTCCATGCTCAAGTCGGTGCCGCAGGAAGTGCTGGCCAACTATGACTACAGCGCGATTCCGATGTTTATCTTCATGGGCGTGCTGGCTTCTCACTCCGGTATGGCCAAGCAGCTGTTCAATGCGGCGCGCAGCATGTTCGGCGGCTGGCGTGGCGGTATGGCGCTGGCAGCAGTGAGTGCCTGTGGTGTGTTTTCCGCGATTTCCGGCTCTTCTCTGGCCACCGCCAGTACCATGAGCCGGGTTGCGCTGCCGGAGATGGAGCGCAGCGGTTATTCTCCCGGTCTGGCGGCCGGCACGCTGGCAGCCGGTGGCACGCTGGGGATCATGATCCCGCCCAGTATTGCCTTGCTGCTGTATGCCATCATCACCGAGCAGTCGGTCGGTGACATGTTCATGGCCGGTATCCTGCCGGGTCTGGCGGGTCTGCTGTTCTACATCATCACCGTTGCGGTGGTGGTCAAGTTCTGGCCGCATCTGGCGGGTGAAGCAGCATCCACCACCTGGGCGGAGAAGTTCAGGGCAGTACTCGGCATGGTGCCCTTTGCGCTGGTGTTCCTGATGATCATCGGCGGCATCTACGGCGGTATCTTCACGCCGACCGAGGCTGCCGCGGTCGGCGCCTTTATCACGCTGCTGTATGCCATCAGCCAGAATATCGGCTGGCAGGGTTTTATGCAGGCGGTGAAGGAAACCCTGATCCTTTCCAGCGTGATCTTCTTCATGCTGCTGGGTGCCACGGTGTTCGGCTACCTGATCTCGGCATCGCGGATTTCCTTCTCCATCGTCGACTATGTGGTCAGCCTGAACATGACCACGTTCGGCGTGATGGCCTGCATCCTGCTGATGTACTTCGTGCTGGGCTGCTTTATGGACTCCATTGCCATGCTGCTGCTGACCGTACCGGTGGTGTTCCCCATCGTGGTCGGCATGGGCATTGATCCGGTGTGGTTCGGGGTGGTGACGGTGCTGACGGTCGAGCTGGGGCTGATCACGCCGCCGGTGGGGATGAACGTCTTCGTCATTCAGGCCATGGCGCCGCACATTGCTATCAACAAGATATTCCGTGGGGTGACACCCTTCATCATCTCGGACTTTGTGCGCCTGGGTGTGCTGCTGGCGTTTCCGATCATGGCCACGGCCTTTCTGTAA
- a CDS encoding TRAP transporter substrate-binding protein, whose amino-acid sequence MSLNSRSVVASRPARAWKRAALGLALACAAGSASATTTLRFAHIWPTTAAIHKEVFQAWADTVEKESNGELKVQIFPAQTLTKSDTAYQGVVNGIADITAIVQGYTAGRFPLSQVVELPGVSMSARQGSCITQSLYDEGKIASEYADSHVLYLFASGPGYIHTSDKVVKTPEDLQGLRIRRPTAVVGKLLSEMGAQPVGLPAPEIYSSMQRGLLDGVAINWEGLKTFRVSELSNEHTEVPFYSLVFVTTMNKKTYDRLPDNLKKVIDDNSGMKWAMKAGTVFAAQDAEGRAEARGSILEVKDPLASGPWAAPLKKATEGYLDELNASGKNATEVYDEAKRLQGECAI is encoded by the coding sequence ATGTCATTGAATTCCCGCTCCGTCGTTGCATCACGTCCTGCCCGCGCCTGGAAACGCGCGGCTCTCGGGCTGGCGCTGGCCTGTGCCGCTGGCTCCGCCAGTGCCACCACCACCCTGCGCTTTGCCCATATCTGGCCAACCACCGCCGCCATTCACAAAGAGGTGTTTCAGGCCTGGGCGGACACCGTGGAGAAAGAGTCCAACGGTGAACTCAAGGTGCAGATCTTCCCGGCCCAGACCCTGACCAAATCCGACACCGCCTATCAGGGAGTGGTCAACGGTATCGCCGATATCACCGCCATTGTGCAGGGCTATACCGCCGGCCGCTTCCCGCTGTCACAGGTGGTGGAGCTGCCGGGGGTGTCGATGAGTGCCAGGCAGGGCAGCTGCATCACCCAGTCGCTGTATGACGAAGGCAAGATCGCCAGTGAATACGCCGACAGCCACGTGCTCTACCTGTTTGCTTCCGGCCCGGGTTATATCCATACCAGCGACAAGGTAGTGAAAACCCCGGAAGACCTGCAGGGCCTGCGTATCCGTCGTCCCACCGCAGTGGTGGGCAAGCTGCTGAGCGAGATGGGTGCACAGCCTGTCGGTCTGCCCGCGCCGGAAATTTATTCCTCCATGCAGCGCGGTCTGCTGGATGGGGTGGCCATCAACTGGGAAGGGCTGAAGACCTTCCGTGTCTCCGAGCTGTCCAACGAGCACACCGAAGTACCGTTTTACTCGCTGGTGTTTGTCACCACCATGAACAAGAAAACCTATGACCGTCTGCCGGACAACCTGAAGAAGGTGATTGATGACAACTCCGGCATGAAGTGGGCGATGAAGGCCGGAACGGTGTTTGCCGCGCAGGATGCCGAAGGCCGTGCCGAAGCCAGGGGCTCGATTCTCGAAGTGAAGGATCCGCTGGCCAGTGGCCCCTGGGCTGCGCCGCTGAAAAAGGCGACCGAGGGTTATCTGGATGAACTCAATGCCAGTGGCAAGAACGCCACCGAAGTCTACGACGAAGCCAAACGCCTGCAGGGTGAATGCGCTATCTGA
- the fabI gene encoding enoyl-ACP reductase FabI produces MALAVDLKGKVGLVLGIANEQSIAFGCAQALQQAGAALCVTYLNDKARSHVEPLAQQLQAELLLPCDVRQPGQLEAVFAAMAEHWGKLDFVVHSIAWSPLDELHGRLLDSTAEGFAQAMDVSCHSFVRAARLAEPLMQQAGGGTLLTMSYYGADKVVAHYNLMGPVKAALESASRYLAAELGSSGIRVHALSPGPMPTRAASGIEQFDQLLDKGRHCSPLQRLGTPEDVGHLAAFLVSDLGAHLTGSTLFVDAGLNIMS; encoded by the coding sequence ATGGCATTGGCAGTGGATTTGAAAGGTAAGGTCGGGCTGGTACTAGGCATCGCCAACGAACAGAGCATCGCCTTTGGCTGTGCGCAGGCATTGCAGCAGGCCGGTGCGGCGCTGTGCGTCACCTATCTGAATGACAAGGCCCGGTCCCATGTTGAACCACTGGCGCAGCAGCTGCAGGCGGAGCTGCTGCTGCCCTGCGATGTGCGTCAGCCGGGGCAGCTGGAGGCGGTGTTTGCCGCCATGGCCGAACACTGGGGCAAGCTCGACTTTGTGGTGCACTCCATTGCCTGGTCGCCGCTGGATGAACTCCATGGGCGTCTGCTGGATTCCACTGCCGAGGGCTTTGCTCAGGCCATGGATGTGTCCTGCCATTCCTTTGTCCGCGCCGCCCGACTGGCCGAGCCACTGATGCAACAGGCCGGTGGCGGCACCTTGCTGACCATGAGCTATTACGGCGCCGACAAGGTGGTGGCGCACTACAACCTGATGGGGCCGGTCAAAGCCGCGCTGGAAAGTGCCAGCCGCTATCTGGCTGCAGAGCTGGGCAGCAGTGGCATTCGTGTCCATGCCCTGTCTCCCGGTCCGATGCCGACCCGCGCCGCCTCCGGCATCGAGCAGTTCGATCAGCTGCTGGACAAAGGCCGTCACTGCTCCCCCCTGCAGCGGCTCGGTACGCCCGAAGATGTGGGTCATCTGGCTGCATTTCTGGTCAGTGATCTGGGCGCCCACCTGACCGGCAGCACGCTGTTTGTCGATGCCGGGCTGAATATCATGTCCTGA